The Meiothermus sp. Pnk-1 DNA window GACGTGATGGCCGACGGCAAGGTCCGGGCCTTCACCTGGATCATGGACCCCGAGTCGATCATCACCTACCCCTCGGGGCTGCAGCAGATCAAACCGGGCTTTCACGAGATCCGGGGCCTGGCCTGGAGCGGGTACGGGCGCATCGCCAAGGTGGAGCTCTCCTTCGACGAGGGCCGGTCGTGGCGGCAGGCTTCGCTCGAGCCCCCCATAGAGCGCCGGGCCTTCGTGCGCTTCAAGCTGCCCTGGTACTGGCGGGGCGAGGAGGTGGTCCTCTGGAGCCGGGCCTGGGACGAGGAGGGAAATGTCCAGCCCACCCGGGAGGAGTTCTTTCAGAAGTGGGGCAGGAACAACCGCTACCACTACAACGCCATCCAGGCCTGGCGGATCGCCCCCGACGGCCGGGTGACGAACGGCGACCGCCCCCTGGGCGGGGCCGCGCAGCGCCCGGCGGGCGGCTGTGGCGGGGAGGTGTTCGATGTATAGGCGATGGGTAGGGCTCGGCGTGGCCCTGCTGGCCCTGGGCCTGGCCTCCCGCTACCAGCTGGGCACCCCCCTCAGCCCGGAAGAGGTGGCCTCGTACGACCTGCGCCCGGTGGTGCTGCCGGATGGCCGCGGCCTGCCCCCGGGCCAGGGAGGGGTGGAGGAAGGGGGGAGGATCTACGCGGAGAAGTGCGCCAGCTGCCACGGGCAGAGCGGGGAGGGTTACCCCTTCAACCGCCTGGTGGCCGAGCCTTTCCCCATCACCCCCGAGACCGAAGCCACCCAGTTCGCCATCGGCAACTACTGGCAGTACCCCACCACCCTCTTCGACTACATACGCCGGGCCATGCCCTACGGCAATGCCGGCAGCCTGAGCGCCGACGAGGTCTACGCCGTGGTGGCCTGGCTGCTCTACCAAAACGGCATCACCGACGGCAGCCAGCCCATGAACGCCCAGACCCTGCCCAAGGTGGCGATGCCGGCTCGAGCCCTGCTCCAGCTCGACCCCGAGACCCACAAGCGCTTCCCCTGGCTCGAGCTGCCCTAGGGATGAGCCCATGCTGAGCCTGCCCATCGCCCTCCTCGCGGGGATGCTCTCCTTCCTCTCGCCCTGCGTGTTGCCTTTGGTCCCCACCTACCTGCTCTACCTCGGGGGCCAGCGGGGCCGCCCGCTGGCCAACGCGGTGTTTTTCGTGCTGGGCTTCTCGGCGGTCTTCTTGGCGCTGGGGCTCCCCTTCACCCTGCTGGGGGGCCTGTTGTTCGACCACCGCGAGCTCCTGAGCCGGGTGGGGGGAGGGTTCATGGTGTGGATGGGGGCCTATATGCTAGGCCTCAGGCCGCGCTGGGGAATACACCTGCGCTACGAAGGCGATACCGCCCGCCCCTGGGGGGCTTTCCTCCTCGGGGCTGCGCTGGGGCTGGGCTGGACCCCCTGCATCGGCCCGGTCCTGGGGGGGATCCTGACCCTCACCGCCACGGGGGGCGGGCTGGGCCTGTTGCTGGCCTACATCCTGGGGCTGGCCCTGCCCTTCCTCCTGGTGGTGGCCTTCACCGACCGGGTCCGGCCCCTGCTGCGCCGGGCCGCCCGCCTCTCCCACGGGGCGGAAGTGGCCGCGGGAGTCGTGCTCATCGGGGTAGGGCTGCTGCTCCTGAGCGGGACCTACTCCGCCCTCAACGCCCTCTTCCTCAAAATCACCCCATCCTGGCTGCAGGATCGGCTCTAGCCGTCACCGCCCCTCTCCAGGCGATCGGTTAGACTGAACACCGAAGCCATGCTGCGCACCCTGGGAGCGTTGTCACTGGAGGGGTTTCGCAAGAGGAAGCCCCTGCTGCTGCTGACCTACCTGCTTTTGGAAGGCCCCCGCTCGCGCCGCCACCTGGCGGAGCTCTTCTGGCCGGGGGCCAGCGACGGCCTCAACAGCCTCTCGGTGGCCCTGACCCAGCTGCGGGCGGCGGGGGTGAGGGTGGAGGGCGAGGAGGTGCTGCGGGCCGAGGCGGCCTGCGACGCCCTCCTCCTGCAAAGCGCCCTGGAACGGGGGGAGTTGGCCGAAGCCCGCCGCCTCTACCGGGGCCGGTTTCTGGAGGGGGCCGACGACGGGCTTCCGGTGGAGCTGGAGGAGTGGGTCTGGTCCAGGCGCGAGGCCCTGGCCGAGGGGGTGTGGGCGGCCCACCGCCGCCAGGCCGAGGCCCTCTTCGGCCTGGGGTGGCCCGAGGAGGCCCAGGCCCTGCTGCGCGAGGCCCGGGCCCTGCCCGGGGTGGCCGAGGTGGTAGAGGCCGAGCCGGAGCTTCGGGCCTTCCCGCCGGAGGTGCAGCGGGCCTTCTTCGCCGTAGAGCTCGCGGGCCTGCCCCGGGCGGTGGAGCTTCTGGACCTGGGGGCCGAGGCGCTGGACTTCCTGGTGGAGCGGGGCCTGCTGGACCCCCAGGGACAGCCTGCCCTCCAGGTCCCCCTGAGCCCCGAGGGTCGCCGGGTGGCCCTAGAGCTGGCCCGCAGGCTCCCCCTCCTCGAGGCCGCCCCCCTCTACCGGCTGGCCCGGCCCCACTGGACGGAGGCCGACTTTGCCCGGGGCCGCCTGGCCCTCCTGCGCCTGGCCCGAAGCCGGGTGGAGGAGGAGCCCCAGGAGGCCCAGGCCCTGCTGGCCGAGCTGGCCCCGGACCCCGAGGTCCTGCTCCTCAGGGCCCGGGCCCTGGAGCGGCTGGGCCGCTACCGGGAGGCCCTGGACCTCCTGGAAGAGCTCTCCCCAAGCCCCGAACGAAGCGCCCTTAGGGGGAGCGTCCTCCTGCGCCTGGGCCACTTCGCCGAGGCCGAGGCCGAAGCCGAGGCCGCCCTCCTGGGCGGGGTCTACCCCCAGGCCGAGGCCCTGAACCTCAAGGGGATGATGCTTTTGGGCCAGGGCCGCTTCCAGGAGGCCGCCGAGGCCTTCAGCCGGGCGGCGGTGCGCTTTTTGATGGCCGGGGAGGAGGTGCGCCACCTGGGGGCCCTGGGCAACCGGGCGGTGGCCCTGGCCGAGCTGGGCCAGGGGGAGGGGGCTTTTGCCGAGGTGCTGGAGGCCATCGGGGAGCGCAAGGCCCTCCGGGCCCGGGTCTGCCTCAACCTGGGGGTGGTGCGGGAGCGGCAGGGGGACCCCCAGGAGGCGGAGAGGCTCTACCGGGAGTCGCTGGCCCTGGCCCAGGGCAACCTCGAGGCCATGGGCCGGGCCTGGAACAACCTGGGGGCCCTCTACCACCGCCAGGGGCGGCTGGCCGAGGCCAAGGCCGCCTACCAGGAGGCCTTGCGCCTGGCCAAGGCCGGGCAGGAGTGGGTGCTCACCGCGGCGGTGCTGGCCAACCTGGCCGAGCTCGAGGGGGAGCGGGCCAGCCTGGAGGAGGCCATCGCCCTCTTGGAGGAGGCCCGCTACACGGTGCTGGCCGAGCGCTACCGGAGCCGGCTCCGGTCCTTCGGGGCCGGCCAGCCTTAGAATAGGAACATGAACCGGGCCCAGGACTGGCTCGAGCAGGCCAGGTGGAACCTTCGCCACGCCGAAGGGAGCTTGGGGCTAGGGGATTACGCCTGGGCCTGCTTCGCCGCCCAGCAAGCCGCCAAAGCGGCGCTCAAGGGCCTCCACCTATCCCAGGGCCAGGTGGCCTGGGGACATTCCATCCTGGACCTCTTGGCGGGGCTTCCCCAGGACGTGGAGGTGCCCCAAGCGCTGATGGAGGCGGCGAAGGTCCTGGACAAGTACTATATCCCCACCCGCTACCCCGACGCCCACCCCGCAGGCCCTGCCGCCCGGCACTACACCCGGGGCGAGGCCGAGGAGGCCCTCCGTCTGGCCCAGGCGACCCTGGCCTTCGCCGAGGGGAAAGCATGACCCGGATCTTCCGCTTCGACCCCCAAGCGAGGCTCGAGGAGTTGGAGAGGGCCGCCCAGGCCCTGGGAAAAAGGCCCGAGGTGCTGGCGGTGGTCCTCTTCGGCTCCCTGGCCCAAGGCCGGGCCACCGCCATGAGCGACGCCGACCTCCTGGTGCTCCTGGAGCGCCGGGGAGCCTGGACCGCCTTCAGGGGTTAGCCGGGCGTTCAGACCCCGTTCAGACCCCCCCGCCTACACTGCCCCCAAAGGAGGTAGCCTATGGTTAAACCGATCTGGCTCCTGGCAGTCCCCTTGACCCTCTTCCTGGCCGCCTGCGGCGGGGGCGCTTCGCCGCCTCCGGGGAGCGTTACTCTTACCGTAGTAGACGGTCAGAACGTGGGCTATGCGGCGGCTTACCAAGTAGGTAGCGGCTCGTGGACGGCTTTCACCCCTAGCAGCGGTAACACATACACCTTCAGCCTGGGTGGCAGCACCACCTACGGGGTGGCGGTGCGCTGCAACTCCACCATCCCCGGCAACCCGCCGGAGGTCTACGTGATCCAGGCGACCCCTTCCGAACTCGCCAACCCCAAGGTCACCTGCAGCGAGGCCAACCCCGGCTTGGTTTCCTATACCCTAAACGTGGACGTCTCGGCGGTGCCCGGCGTAGCTTCGGGTGATCTGGTAAGGGTGAGCGGAAGGGGCTTTGGCGCAGGGGGCACCGTGATGAGCGTGACTACCCCGGTGGCCGTCAACCTGATGGCCCCCGCAGGCACCCAGGACCTTCTGGTCACCGTGAGTGCCTCGGGCAACCCCGTCAACTTCAAGGCGGCCAAGGTGTTGCGGGGGGTGAGCGTCACCAGCGGGGGTACAGGCCCCCTGGTTTTTGCGGCAGCGGATGCCCTGAGCCCGGCCAGCGTCACGGTGAGCCCTCCAAGCGGATTCACCCCGAGCTTCGCCGTGGCCAACGTGAACTACGTTAGTAACGACAACAAAGGCTCCGGTCAGGTGGGGTATGCCTCGGGTACGGCGGCCGCCAGTTTCCTCTACCGACCCGTAAGCGGGTTTGGGTCTGGGGACCGCTACGTGGTTTTTGCCACGGCGGGAGATAGCGCCAACGTGCTAGAACGCTTCCTGGGCACCAACGGCGGGCCTATGGTTCTGGCCTTGCCGAACCCCTGGCCCTCCGGCAGCCTGAGCGTATCCGCCCTGGCCCACCCTGTGGTCTCAGGCCTTAGCTACAGCAACTCCAACGTGCGCGCCTACGAGGTCCACCTGGAGGACTCCACCCTGATCTACCAGATAACGCTGAGCAAAGGCTGGCTGAGCGGCAGTAGCTATACTGTTCCTGACCTTTCCGCCCAGCTCGGCTACACCCCCTTTGCGGGCAGCGTCTATGTTTCGGTTAGCGCGCTCCTTTCGCCCGTCCCCGTGCTAAGCTTGGATCCAAACGACCCCGCCTCCTTCACGGCCACCAGCGATATCAGCTTGGTCCACGCCACGGGCAGCTACGCCGTGGGTGGCGGAACCCTCACCCTCCCCTAGCCATGCCCGCCTGGCTGCTGGACCTAAGCGGGTGTAGCGTCCTCTATAGCGATGAGGTGCCCCATGCGGAAATGGTTGTGGATCGTCTTACTCCTTTCGGCCTGCGCCCCGGCAGGCCCCACCCTCACCCTTTCCCCCGGCCGGGCGGCCCTGGGGGAGGAGGTGGAGGCCAGGCTCCAGGGGATGAGCATAGAGGGGGCCCGGGTCTTCGTGGCCGGGGCCGAGGCCGAGGTGACCCTCCGTGAGGGGAACCGGCTCCGCTTCCGGGTGCCCAGTGTCCCCGGCGGTCCCCAGCCCGTGCGGGTGGTGGCCGGGGAGCGGGAGGCCAGGGGGAGCCTGGGCGTTTTGGGCAACGTGGACCGGAGCCGGGCCCTGTTGCGGCTCCCCCTGGGCCAGACCCCTAGGTTACCTGCAGGCTTCACCCTCCTAAGGCGGGATGACCTCCAGGGCTGCGGCTTCGCCCTGGCCGAGCTGGGCTACAGCGGGGAAACCTTGGGCAAGGCCCTGGAGGAGCTCGAGGCCCAGGACCCCAGCTACAAGGCCGACCCGGAAAGCCTCTGGAGCCTCTCCAGCTGGGGGAGTGAGGCCATCGGGGCGCCTTTGGCCCAAAGCCGGGGCCACGGGGGAAACGGGGTGCGGGTGGCGGTGCTGGACACCGGGGTGGACGGGGCGGTTCCCCAGCTCCCGGGCTACGACTTCGTGGAGGAGGACGCCACCCCCCAAGACGCCTTCCCCGGCGGCCACGGCACCGGGGCGGCGGGGCTGGTGAGGGAGGTGGCCCCCGGAGCAGGGATCCTCCCGGTGCGGGTCTGCGACGGGAGCGGGGTCTGCCGGGCCAGCCGGGTGGTGCGGGGGGTGTGCTATGTGGTGGCAAACCGCCAGGGCCCCACTGTCCTCAACCTGAGCCTGGGCGGGGACACCCCGGTGGAGGCTTTGAAGCTCGCCCTTCAGGCCGCCCTGAACCAGGGCATCCCGGTGGCTGCTGCCGCCGGCAACCAGGGCAACCAGGGAAGCCCCGCCCACTACCCCGCGGCCTTGGACCTGCCGGGCCTGGTGGCGGTGGGGGCTTTGGAGAAAAACCTCACCCCGGCTCCCTACAGCACCCGCGGGGCCTACGTGGACCTGGCCGCCCCGGGCACGGCCCTGGAGTGCGTGACCCCGGGAGGAGGGCTTGGCACCTGCACCGGCACCTCCTTCGCCACGCCCCTGGTGGCGGGGGCCATGGCGGTGTGGCTCTCGGCCCAGCCCACTCTCACCCCGGCCCAGCTCCAGCAGAACCTGGAACACCACGCCAGGCCCTTGCCCTTCGCCCCTCAGGAGGTGGGGAAAGGAATGGTGGACCTCTCCCAGGCCCCCTAAGGCCCCTTCCCCTCCATGCCCCCCGCCCGGCGCGGGGGGTTTGGCGTTCAGGAAGCGTTCAGAGGGAATTCAGACCCCTCTTGCTACCCTGCCCTCGGGTAAAGGCCCAAAGGAGGAACCATGATCCTGAGGAAAAAGCTGTTGGCATTGGTGGGCCTGGCGGCCCTCTTCCTAGCGGGGTGCAGCAGTGGCCTGCGCGACCCCCTGGCCGAGGTGCCCCAGGCCGAGGAGGACTTCAAGGCCCAGCTCCTGCCCCTGTTTGACGAGGCGGAGGGCCTGCTGGGCGACCTCATGCCCACCCGGGTGGGGGCTCAGTCCACCTTCCCCCGCTCGCTCACCGTGGCGAGCGACGATGAGGGCATCGTTCTCATCACCTCCCCGCGCAGCTGGACCCCTCCGACCAGCATCGAAGAGCTTAACGGCAAGCCCCTCTTCATCAAGATCCGCTGCACTTCCACCGGGAAGTGCCACGTCTGGCTAGGCGAGCTGATGAGCGACGGCCAGCAGGGGTACCGCATGACCTGGTATGGCGACAAGGACAGCTCCGGGCGGCGGTTGCGCACGACGACCGAGGCCCAGGTGGAGGTCGGGCAGAGCAAGCCGCCCATTCCGCCCTGCAAGTTCTACCCCTGCTACAGCAAGAAATGGGTGAAGTTCCCCAACGGCCAGTGGGGTTGGGTCTACGACATACTGATTTGGCCAAATAACCCCACATTCATAGCCCACATCCTGGCCCCCTTCCCCTCCGACCTGCCGGGCCAGCCCCTGCAGGGTACCCTGAACACCGATCCTTTGGTCGGGAAGCTGCGCGGGGTGGTGGACAACCTCCGCAAGCCCTACGAGGTGGAGTGGCCCCCGGCCATCCTTCTGCGCGAGGACAAGGCCCTGGCCTTCGCGCCTTACAAGAACCCCAAGCTGAGCCAGGCCCAGAAGCCCGAGGAGCTCCTGAACCAGGACTTGGGCCTCCTCTACCTGCGCCTGGGTGACGCGACCCG harbors:
- a CDS encoding HEPN domain-containing protein, giving the protein MNRAQDWLEQARWNLRHAEGSLGLGDYAWACFAAQQAAKAALKGLHLSQGQVAWGHSILDLLAGLPQDVEVPQALMEAAKVLDKYYIPTRYPDAHPAGPAARHYTRGEAEEALRLAQATLAFAEGKA
- a CDS encoding S8 family serine peptidase; this translates as MRKWLWIVLLLSACAPAGPTLTLSPGRAALGEEVEARLQGMSIEGARVFVAGAEAEVTLREGNRLRFRVPSVPGGPQPVRVVAGEREARGSLGVLGNVDRSRALLRLPLGQTPRLPAGFTLLRRDDLQGCGFALAELGYSGETLGKALEELEAQDPSYKADPESLWSLSSWGSEAIGAPLAQSRGHGGNGVRVAVLDTGVDGAVPQLPGYDFVEEDATPQDAFPGGHGTGAAGLVREVAPGAGILPVRVCDGSGVCRASRVVRGVCYVVANRQGPTVLNLSLGGDTPVEALKLALQAALNQGIPVAAAAGNQGNQGSPAHYPAALDLPGLVAVGALEKNLTPAPYSTRGAYVDLAAPGTALECVTPGGGLGTCTGTSFATPLVAGAMAVWLSAQPTLTPAQLQQNLEHHARPLPFAPQEVGKGMVDLSQAP
- a CDS encoding tetratricopeptide repeat protein is translated as MLRTLGALSLEGFRKRKPLLLLTYLLLEGPRSRRHLAELFWPGASDGLNSLSVALTQLRAAGVRVEGEEVLRAEAACDALLLQSALERGELAEARRLYRGRFLEGADDGLPVELEEWVWSRREALAEGVWAAHRRQAEALFGLGWPEEAQALLREARALPGVAEVVEAEPELRAFPPEVQRAFFAVELAGLPRAVELLDLGAEALDFLVERGLLDPQGQPALQVPLSPEGRRVALELARRLPLLEAAPLYRLARPHWTEADFARGRLALLRLARSRVEEEPQEAQALLAELAPDPEVLLLRARALERLGRYREALDLLEELSPSPERSALRGSVLLRLGHFAEAEAEAEAALLGGVYPQAEALNLKGMMLLGQGRFQEAAEAFSRAAVRFLMAGEEVRHLGALGNRAVALAELGQGEGAFAEVLEAIGERKALRARVCLNLGVVRERQGDPQEAERLYRESLALAQGNLEAMGRAWNNLGALYHRQGRLAEAKAAYQEALRLAKAGQEWVLTAAVLANLAELEGERASLEEAIALLEEARYTVLAERYRSRLRSFGAGQP
- a CDS encoding cytochrome c biogenesis CcdA family protein, with product MLSLPIALLAGMLSFLSPCVLPLVPTYLLYLGGQRGRPLANAVFFVLGFSAVFLALGLPFTLLGGLLFDHRELLSRVGGGFMVWMGAYMLGLRPRWGIHLRYEGDTARPWGAFLLGAALGLGWTPCIGPVLGGILTLTATGGGLGLLLAYILGLALPFLLVVAFTDRVRPLLRRAARLSHGAEVAAGVVLIGVGLLLLSGTYSALNALFLKITPSWLQDRL
- a CDS encoding peptidase S8 and S53 subtilisin kexin sedolisin; the protein is MVKPIWLLAVPLTLFLAACGGGASPPPGSVTLTVVDGQNVGYAAAYQVGSGSWTAFTPSSGNTYTFSLGGSTTYGVAVRCNSTIPGNPPEVYVIQATPSELANPKVTCSEANPGLVSYTLNVDVSAVPGVASGDLVRVSGRGFGAGGTVMSVTTPVAVNLMAPAGTQDLLVTVSASGNPVNFKAAKVLRGVSVTSGGTGPLVFAAADALSPASVTVSPPSGFTPSFAVANVNYVSNDNKGSGQVGYASGTAAASFLYRPVSGFGSGDRYVVFATAGDSANVLERFLGTNGGPMVLALPNPWPSGSLSVSALAHPVVSGLSYSNSNVRAYEVHLEDSTLIYQITLSKGWLSGSSYTVPDLSAQLGYTPFAGSVYVSVSALLSPVPVLSLDPNDPASFTATSDISLVHATGSYAVGGGTLTLP
- a CDS encoding c-type cytochrome, which codes for MYRRWVGLGVALLALGLASRYQLGTPLSPEEVASYDLRPVVLPDGRGLPPGQGGVEEGGRIYAEKCASCHGQSGEGYPFNRLVAEPFPITPETEATQFAIGNYWQYPTTLFDYIRRAMPYGNAGSLSADEVYAVVAWLLYQNGITDGSQPMNAQTLPKVAMPARALLQLDPETHKRFPWLELP